A section of the Pseudanabaena mucicola str. Chao 1806 genome encodes:
- the ppc gene encoding phosphoenolpyruvate carboxylase: protein MSSPAALSASLVQIVNIESDLRAANSRLRYRLKLVEDLWESVLLRESGQELVDLLRQLRAMCSPEGQAPEYPAEEVLKVVESLDLHQATTAARAFALFFQLINIVEQDHEQEQTSIYRVSPINSEAEYPVGTFRWLFPELKKLNVPPRQIQKILDNLDIRLVFTAHPTEIVRHTIRDKQRTIAKMLKELDRLIGFRGDEALPQAIALNWETASLQEQIAEEIRLWWRTDELNQIKPTVLDEADYTLHYFEEVLFDAIPVLYDRIASAISVTFPKLKLPRYDFCKFGSWVGSDRDGNPYVTPDVTWQTACYQRNLVLNKYIKSIERLSRLLSLSQSLSDVSQDLLDSLGDDQIHLPEIYEKYSIKFRQEPYRLKLAYVKNRLERTRDRNQKLRHSGWQASEMELSTKGQEHLLYTHVDDFLTELKLIQASLIETKLNPKPLESLIRQVEVYGFHLAHLDIRQESTQHSNTITEIAETLQLLSQSYDTLSETEKVDWLTQELKTRRPMIPSHLSFSAKTNEIIETFRMVAKLQQEFSIAICNNYVISMNRSVSDILEVMLLAKEAGLYDPATGKGSLSIAPLFETVEDLQSAPPIMTELFELPLYRTYLESHDHLQEVMLGYSDSNKDSGFLSSNWEIYKAQRSLQDVCQKYQVELRMFHGRGGSVGRGGGPTYEAILAQPGRSIEGRIKITEQGEVLASKYSLPEIALYNLETIATAVIQAALLPSSTDTLDCWLDTMEEISKRSRQVYRHLIYEQPNLVEFFHQVTPIEEISQLQISSRPARRAGKRDLGSLRAIPWVFSWTQSRFLLPSWYGIGAALEEFLQENPDGHLSLLQYFYSKWPFFKTAISRVEMTIAKTDLQIAHHYMRELTREGYEEAFIEIFAEITEEFQRTRRVLQLITGQKQILDSDRDLQRSVQLRNGSIVPLGFIQASLLKRLRQHRPDTVDLRSRYSKNELLRGALLTINGIAAGMRNTG from the coding sequence ATGAGTTCCCCAGCAGCACTGTCAGCGTCATTAGTACAGATTGTCAACATTGAGAGCGATCTGCGTGCCGCCAATTCTCGTCTGCGATATCGTCTCAAGCTCGTCGAGGATTTGTGGGAATCAGTCCTATTAAGAGAAAGCGGTCAAGAACTAGTTGATTTGTTGAGACAACTACGGGCGATGTGTTCACCAGAGGGGCAAGCCCCCGAATACCCTGCTGAAGAGGTTTTAAAGGTTGTCGAAAGTCTTGATCTCCACCAAGCCACTACAGCTGCACGTGCTTTTGCCTTATTTTTCCAGCTAATTAATATAGTTGAACAAGACCATGAGCAGGAACAAACTAGTATTTATCGGGTTAGCCCAATCAATAGTGAAGCTGAATATCCTGTAGGTACATTTCGCTGGCTTTTCCCTGAACTGAAAAAACTTAACGTTCCTCCGCGCCAAATTCAGAAAATCCTTGATAACCTCGATATTCGGCTAGTTTTTACCGCTCACCCCACGGAAATCGTGAGGCATACGATTCGTGATAAGCAACGCACGATCGCTAAGATGCTTAAAGAACTCGATCGCCTCATTGGGTTTCGTGGAGATGAGGCATTACCACAGGCGATCGCGCTCAATTGGGAGACAGCCTCTTTACAAGAGCAAATTGCCGAAGAGATCCGTCTCTGGTGGCGTACTGACGAGCTAAACCAAATTAAGCCTACAGTTCTAGACGAAGCCGACTATACTTTGCATTATTTTGAGGAAGTATTATTTGATGCGATCCCCGTCCTCTATGATCGCATTGCCTCCGCTATTTCTGTTACTTTTCCTAAACTAAAGTTACCGCGCTATGACTTTTGCAAATTTGGCTCATGGGTTGGGAGCGATCGCGATGGCAACCCCTATGTCACCCCTGATGTCACATGGCAAACCGCTTGCTATCAACGCAATCTAGTTTTAAACAAATATATTAAATCTATTGAGCGTCTTAGCCGATTACTGTCACTGTCCCAGAGCCTTAGCGATGTATCCCAAGATTTACTAGATTCCCTTGGTGATGATCAGATCCATCTACCCGAAATTTACGAAAAATATTCAATCAAGTTCCGCCAAGAGCCTTATCGCCTCAAACTCGCCTACGTCAAAAATCGGCTAGAAAGAACACGCGATCGCAATCAAAAACTGCGCCATAGTGGATGGCAAGCCTCAGAAATGGAACTATCTACCAAAGGGCAAGAGCATCTGTTATACACCCATGTTGATGACTTCCTCACCGAATTAAAACTAATTCAGGCAAGCTTAATCGAAACTAAACTCAATCCTAAGCCCCTTGAAAGTCTAATTCGTCAGGTTGAGGTCTATGGCTTTCACTTAGCCCACCTCGATATCCGTCAAGAAAGTACACAACATAGCAACACGATCACCGAAATAGCCGAAACTTTGCAACTGTTGTCCCAATCCTATGACACCCTCAGTGAAACCGAAAAAGTCGATTGGCTGACGCAGGAGTTAAAAACCCGTCGTCCCATGATTCCCAGCCATTTGAGCTTTAGTGCCAAAACTAATGAAATTATTGAGACATTTCGGATGGTGGCAAAGTTACAACAGGAATTTTCGATTGCAATCTGCAATAACTACGTGATCAGTATGAACCGCAGTGTGAGCGATATTCTCGAAGTCATGCTGCTAGCCAAAGAAGCAGGACTCTATGATCCTGCCACTGGCAAAGGTTCCCTCAGCATAGCGCCCCTGTTTGAAACAGTTGAAGATTTGCAAAGTGCGCCGCCAATAATGACGGAGCTATTTGAGCTACCACTATATCGCACCTATCTCGAAAGCCATGATCATCTGCAAGAAGTCATGCTTGGCTATTCCGATAGCAACAAAGACTCAGGATTTTTGAGCAGTAACTGGGAAATTTATAAAGCTCAACGCTCCTTACAGGATGTTTGCCAAAAGTATCAGGTGGAACTACGAATGTTTCACGGACGTGGCGGCTCGGTCGGGCGTGGCGGTGGTCCCACCTATGAGGCAATTCTGGCACAGCCAGGACGCAGCATCGAAGGTCGCATCAAAATTACAGAGCAAGGGGAAGTACTTGCCTCGAAATATTCCCTACCTGAAATCGCCCTTTATAACCTTGAAACGATCGCCACAGCCGTTATTCAAGCAGCCCTATTACCTAGCAGCACCGATACCCTCGATTGCTGGCTGGACACAATGGAAGAAATTTCTAAGCGATCGCGCCAAGTGTATCGCCATTTAATTTATGAGCAGCCGAATCTGGTGGAATTTTTTCACCAAGTGACACCGATCGAAGAAATTAGCCAGTTACAAATTAGCTCCCGTCCTGCCCGTCGAGCAGGTAAACGCGATCTCGGCAGTTTAAGAGCGATTCCTTGGGTCTTTAGTTGGACACAAAGCCGCTTTTTATTACCCTCTTGGTATGGCATTGGAGCCGCCCTCGAAGAATTTTTACAGGAAAATCCCGATGGACATTTGTCACTATTGCAGTATTTCTACAGCAAATGGCCCTTCTTTAAAACAGCGATCTCCCGCGTCGAGATGACGATCGCCAAAACCGATCTGCAAATTGCCCATCACTATATGCGCGAGCTAACTAGAGAGGGTTACGAGGAAGCCTTTATCGAAATATTTGCGGAAATTACCGAAGAGTTTCAACGCACTCGCAGAGTCCTGCAATTGATTACAGGACAAAAGCAAATCCTCGATAGCGATCGCGATCTCCAGAGATCTGTGCAGCTACGCAATGGCTCCATTGTACCACTTGGATTTATTCAAGCATCCTTGCTCAAGCGGTTACGCCAACATCGCCCTGATACTGTCGATCTGCGATCACGCTATTCAAAAAATGAGCTTTTGCGTGGAGCATTATTAACAATTAACGGCATCGCCGCAGGTATGCGTAATACAGGTTGA
- a CDS encoding Gfo/Idh/MocA family protein — protein sequence MSPNRNFQDPIRVGVIGIGNMGQHHARVLSLLKDAELIGVSDVNVERGRDTANKHRVLYFEDYRELLPLVDAVCIAVPTRLHYDVGTTCLKAGVHVLIEKPIAATIEEAEALVKIAADHNCILQVGHIERFNPAFQELSKVLKHETILAIEADRMSPYSQRANDVSVVFDLMIHDIDLILELVPSAIVRVSAHGNRVSPESSYLDYVTTTIGFENGVIATLTASKVTHRKKRKITAHCTNSLTESDFLNNEILIHRQTTANWTTDYGQVLYRQDGFIEKVYTSNIEPLHAELEHFVACVRDQAQPSVDGDQALKTLRLASLIEQTAIDGQVWRSCDLQLREVATAGSYA from the coding sequence ATGAGCCCCAATCGTAATTTCCAAGATCCTATAAGGGTTGGTGTCATTGGTATCGGTAATATGGGGCAGCATCATGCAAGAGTCCTCAGCTTGCTCAAGGATGCAGAATTAATTGGCGTTTCCGATGTAAACGTAGAACGTGGACGAGATACAGCCAATAAGCACCGTGTACTTTATTTTGAAGATTATCGTGAGCTTTTGCCCCTCGTTGATGCGGTCTGCATCGCTGTCCCGACCCGATTGCATTACGACGTGGGGACAACTTGCCTTAAGGCAGGTGTTCATGTCCTCATCGAGAAACCGATCGCCGCCACCATCGAGGAAGCTGAAGCCTTAGTGAAAATTGCCGCCGATCACAATTGTATTCTCCAAGTTGGACATATTGAAAGATTTAACCCTGCATTCCAAGAACTCAGCAAAGTTTTAAAGCATGAGACGATTTTAGCGATCGAAGCCGATCGCATGAGTCCCTATTCCCAAAGGGCAAACGATGTCTCGGTTGTATTTGATTTGATGATCCACGATATTGATCTGATCCTTGAGTTAGTACCATCCGCGATCGTGCGTGTCTCGGCCCATGGCAATCGCGTTTCCCCAGAATCCAGCTATCTCGACTATGTAACTACCACAATTGGCTTTGAAAATGGCGTAATTGCGACCCTCACCGCCAGTAAGGTTACCCATCGCAAAAAGCGCAAAATCACGGCTCACTGCACCAATTCCCTCACTGAATCCGATTTCCTTAATAACGAAATTTTGATTCATCGCCAAACTACTGCTAACTGGACGACCGATTATGGACAAGTCCTCTATCGTCAAGATGGCTTTATCGAAAAAGTTTACACTAGCAACATTGAGCCACTGCACGCTGAACTAGAGCATTTTGTTGCCTGTGTCCGCGATCAAGCTCAGCCCTCCGTCGATGGCGATCAAGCTTTAAAAACTTTACGTCTAGCCAGTCTGATCGAACAAACAGCGATCGATGGTCAAGTCTGGCGTAGTTGTGATTTGCAATTACGAGAAGTTGCCACCGCAGGAAGCTATGCCTAA
- a CDS encoding outer membrane beta-barrel protein has translation MKSLTKIYLGVAIATSVLTSFSAIASAEEVRLPGSYIGAGISVQSFATNPSTVGANIAGRYKFDNVPLSVRSSVLFGNGGTSVVPTVSYDLPVGDRTNVYLGAGASFKVGGNSSITGDQTAFAVQPGIEVSLNKNILLYSNAVIPFNGQSNGSAGTSLQAGVGLQF, from the coding sequence ATGAAATCTCTTACAAAAATCTATTTAGGCGTTGCGATCGCTACTTCTGTTTTGACATCCTTTAGCGCGATCGCCTCAGCCGAAGAAGTAAGACTCCCTGGTAGCTATATAGGTGCTGGGATATCTGTCCAAAGCTTTGCCACTAATCCTTCTACTGTTGGTGCAAACATAGCAGGACGCTATAAATTTGATAATGTACCACTTTCTGTTAGAAGTTCTGTTCTCTTTGGTAATGGTGGTACTTCCGTTGTTCCTACTGTTTCCTATGACTTACCAGTAGGCGATCGCACTAACGTTTATCTCGGTGCTGGGGCTTCGTTTAAAGTTGGTGGTAACAGCAGCATTACAGGAGATCAAACAGCTTTTGCGGTTCAACCTGGCATCGAAGTTAGCCTCAACAAGAATATTTTGCTATACAGTAATGCTGTAATTCCATTTAATGGACAAAGTAATGGTTCCGCAGGAACCTCTCTTCAAGCTGGTGTAGGGCTACAATTCTAA
- a CDS encoding DUF6464 family protein gives MEILAVPTEIRTLHPESTLGKIYLDWTPQPGNYIDLDGKTYTILERRHRYQFRRGKYNLFRILVYVQPAPENLERSLVNGRWIIGDGSCRYNAGSEIIRCAVNPNGPCQGCRFWEA, from the coding sequence ATGGAAATATTAGCAGTGCCGACAGAGATTCGTACTCTTCATCCTGAAAGCACTTTGGGAAAGATATATCTAGATTGGACTCCACAACCAGGAAATTATATTGATCTAGATGGCAAAACCTATACGATATTAGAACGTCGCCATCGCTATCAGTTTCGGAGAGGAAAATATAACTTATTTAGAATTTTAGTTTATGTACAGCCAGCACCAGAGAATTTAGAAAGAAGTTTGGTGAATGGTCGTTGGATCATAGGGGATGGAAGTTGTCGATATAATGCTGGATCAGAAATTATTCGCTGTGCGGTCAATCCAAATGGTCCTTGTCAGGGATGCCGTTTTTGGGAAGCCTAA
- a CDS encoding C39 family peptidase → MPKAIAEADTFLKKRLLGSTDLADSEKIFIKKDQAFYFTEYSPDRNQHLFLTLASPLPAMDGKTQLQKVYAYDPHIKIDGENLNPLIKLPVKYRSQLDNDPSIFGPGWRQCNTTCNSMLADYLLSGELTKKAQVQGFPEPESVYMRIVSKYGDTTDHDAQTWALKEIGINSYFSYSLSAKDILLSLKANIPVVVGFAYKGSGHICLIVGHDPTQKVWLVHDPYGTRHGASDSYDVGVGGAYDLYSYDVMQQIFWDGGGEAGWGRIVTSIKGKPTGLPSGL, encoded by the coding sequence ATGCCCAAAGCGATCGCCGAAGCAGACACTTTTCTCAAAAAAAGGCTGCTTGGATCAACGGATTTAGCTGATTCCGAGAAAATTTTTATTAAAAAAGATCAGGCTTTTTATTTCACCGAATATAGTCCAGATCGCAATCAACATCTTTTCTTAACACTTGCTTCTCCCTTGCCCGCTATGGATGGCAAGACCCAACTACAAAAGGTTTATGCCTACGATCCTCACATTAAAATCGATGGTGAAAATCTCAACCCATTGATTAAATTACCAGTTAAATACCGCTCTCAATTAGATAATGATCCATCGATCTTTGGTCCAGGTTGGCGGCAGTGCAATACAACTTGTAACTCCATGCTCGCGGACTATTTACTAAGTGGTGAGTTGACAAAAAAAGCCCAAGTACAGGGATTTCCCGAGCCAGAGTCTGTTTATATGCGAATTGTAAGCAAGTATGGTGACACTACCGATCACGATGCTCAAACATGGGCTTTAAAAGAAATTGGTATCAATTCTTACTTTAGCTACTCTCTCTCTGCCAAAGACATATTGCTATCACTCAAAGCCAATATTCCTGTAGTTGTGGGATTCGCGTACAAAGGTAGTGGTCATATTTGCTTGATCGTAGGGCATGACCCTACTCAAAAAGTTTGGCTCGTCCATGATCCCTATGGTACTCGTCATGGCGCTAGTGATAGTTACGATGTTGGTGTTGGTGGAGCTTATGATCTCTATAGTTATGACGTAATGCAGCAAATTTTTTGGGACGGTGGCGGTGAAGCTGGCTGGGGAAGAATTGTCACCAGCATCAAGGGCAAACCCACTGGGTTACCTTCAGGACTATAG
- a CDS encoding DedA family protein yields MNQHKELSNKIKFAPIVAGIGKMDYATFLKFNLIGGVIWASILSLLGYGLGNVIPDVDKYLLPITIAIVVISVVPSLLHLLPERDK; encoded by the coding sequence ATGAATCAGCATAAAGAGCTATCAAACAAGATTAAATTTGCCCCCATCGTCGCAGGCATTGGCAAAATGGACTATGCCACATTCTTAAAGTTTAATCTAATTGGTGGGGTCATCTGGGCATCCATTTTATCTCTATTGGGCTATGGATTAGGAAATGTGATTCCCGATGTTGATAAATATTTGCTTCCTATTACGATCGCCATTGTTGTAATTTCGGTAGTTCCCTCACTTTTGCATTTACTTCCAGAACGTGACAAGTAA
- a CDS encoding endonuclease/exonuclease/phosphatase family protein, translating into MIRSRFHNFKYFHILGLFVFSVFAFNVGCSNPFATANTPDQIRLGTFNLQNFDGLNTAKVDAVSQIIERNFDVIGLQEVSPVAAEKLKEKLNKSQKWNFILGESGNKQRVALFYRQDEVAAQKVTEWKQVNITGTLRSPLVTYIKAGQKFDFTLVIVHQKGSGGAEADRLRQQQSDLLRKEVDQYQKNSQSDPDLILLGDFNSPSWADQNRGLRDAPLIFLTRSVETNAQENCLKKRGQPKTPEGRPRYSNRGTGCVIDHIAVSKSPKGAEEEYIPQSVQILDPQKDLGFDGDRTYFAKVSDHLPVRAVFRTK; encoded by the coding sequence ATGATCCGATCACGTTTCCACAATTTTAAATACTTCCATATTCTGGGTTTATTTGTTTTTAGTGTATTTGCGTTCAATGTTGGTTGCTCCAATCCCTTCGCGACTGCTAATACCCCTGACCAAATCCGTCTCGGAACCTTTAATCTGCAAAACTTTGATGGACTGAATACAGCAAAAGTTGATGCTGTGAGCCAAATTATCGAGCGTAATTTTGATGTCATTGGTTTGCAAGAGGTTAGTCCTGTCGCTGCGGAAAAGCTTAAAGAGAAGTTGAATAAATCACAAAAATGGAACTTTATCCTAGGCGAGTCAGGAAATAAACAAAGGGTAGCTCTTTTCTATCGTCAGGATGAAGTAGCTGCTCAAAAAGTGACAGAATGGAAACAGGTAAATATTACAGGGACTTTGCGATCGCCACTTGTCACCTATATCAAAGCTGGACAAAAGTTTGACTTTACCTTGGTAATAGTGCATCAAAAGGGTAGTGGTGGTGCAGAGGCAGATCGCCTCCGTCAACAGCAAAGCGATCTTCTACGCAAAGAAGTGGATCAATATCAAAAGAATTCTCAATCTGATCCTGATTTGATTCTGTTAGGAGATTTCAATAGTCCCTCATGGGCAGACCAAAATCGTGGCTTACGGGATGCGCCCTTGATATTCTTAACAAGATCGGTGGAAACCAACGCTCAAGAGAACTGTTTGAAAAAACGTGGTCAACCGAAAACCCCTGAAGGTCGTCCACGTTATTCCAATCGTGGCACTGGTTGCGTCATCGACCATATTGCAGTTTCCAAATCTCCCAAGGGTGCGGAAGAAGAATATATTCCTCAATCAGTACAAATTCTCGATCCACAGAAGGATTTAGGCTTTGATGGCGATCGTACCTATTTTGCGAAAGTTTCTGATCATTTACCCGTAAGAGCCGTTTTTCGTACTAAATAA
- a CDS encoding UDP-N-acetylmuramoyl-L-alanyl-D-glutamate--2,6-diaminopimelate ligase, with protein sequence MRLGQLLALAGYQNSRPELDGLEVKRVITDSRACQDGDLFIGMTGTQVDGGKFAPQAIAQGAIAAIVSHEAYANLEVKDKAIAVDDVVIACSKLATAFYDYPAQKLKLIGVTGTNGKTTTTHLIEFLLQTQYAAALFGTLYTRWAGYSQTASHTTPFAVDLQAQLSQAIAAGCDVGLMEVSSHALDQRRVLGCPFEVAVFTNLTQDHLDYHKDLESYFQAKSLLFSDTYLQGRAIINLDDPFGQRLVQSLTDKPVWTYSISNSQADFYTDNLTYLPNGATGTLHTPQGAITFKSSLVGRFNVENILAAIATALHMGMSLTEVTSRLPEFKSVPGRVERVQVSDDQDVTVVVDYAHTPDSLENLLKAMRPFTQRELVCVFGCGGDRDRTKRPLMGGIAARLADRVYVTSDNPRTEDPQRILDDVVVGVKADIGDKPLTIEGDRHKCIQLAIMEARAGDTILIAGKGHEDYQIIGREKIHFDDREEAQLALICRLDIH encoded by the coding sequence ATGCGTTTAGGACAATTGCTCGCGTTAGCAGGGTATCAAAATTCTCGGCCTGAACTAGATGGACTAGAAGTAAAACGTGTAATTACCGATTCGCGGGCTTGCCAAGATGGAGACTTGTTTATCGGTATGACTGGTACACAGGTGGATGGCGGCAAATTTGCGCCACAGGCGATCGCCCAGGGCGCGATCGCTGCCATTGTCTCCCATGAGGCTTATGCAAATTTAGAGGTTAAGGACAAAGCGATCGCCGTTGATGATGTGGTTATTGCCTGTAGTAAATTGGCGACAGCATTTTATGACTATCCTGCTCAAAAGCTAAAATTGATCGGCGTGACGGGGACAAATGGCAAAACTACCACCACTCACTTGATCGAGTTTTTATTGCAAACCCAATATGCTGCGGCTCTATTTGGTACACTCTACACCCGTTGGGCTGGTTATTCCCAGACTGCGAGCCATACCACTCCCTTTGCGGTGGACTTGCAGGCGCAACTATCCCAAGCGATCGCCGCAGGTTGTGATGTGGGCTTGATGGAGGTTAGCTCCCATGCACTCGATCAAAGACGTGTGTTAGGTTGTCCCTTTGAGGTTGCCGTATTTACCAACTTGACCCAAGACCATTTAGACTATCACAAAGACTTAGAGTCATATTTTCAGGCTAAGTCACTCCTGTTTAGTGACACCTATTTACAGGGTCGCGCCATTATTAATTTAGATGATCCCTTTGGACAGAGATTAGTGCAATCTCTCACGGACAAGCCAGTTTGGACTTATAGCATTAGCAACTCTCAAGCCGATTTTTATACTGACAACCTGACCTATCTGCCCAATGGCGCAACGGGAACCCTGCATACACCTCAGGGGGCAATTACTTTCAAATCTTCATTAGTGGGGCGCTTTAACGTTGAGAATATCTTGGCAGCGATCGCTACGGCTTTGCATATGGGAATGAGCTTGACGGAAGTAACTAGCCGTTTGCCAGAATTTAAGAGTGTCCCAGGGCGCGTGGAACGAGTACAGGTGAGCGATGACCAAGATGTAACTGTGGTGGTGGACTATGCCCATACTCCAGACAGTCTCGAAAACCTGCTCAAGGCAATGCGTCCCTTTACGCAGCGTGAATTAGTCTGTGTATTTGGCTGTGGGGGTGATCGCGATCGCACCAAACGCCCCTTGATGGGTGGGATTGCCGCCCGACTAGCTGATCGAGTTTATGTTACTTCCGACAACCCCCGCACCGAAGATCCCCAAAGAATCCTTGATGATGTTGTGGTTGGGGTCAAGGCTGACATTGGTGATAAACCTCTAACCATCGAAGGAGATCGCCATAAATGTATCCAACTTGCGATCATGGAAGCCCGAGCAGGCGACACGATTCTGATCGCAGGTAAAGGACATGAGGATTATCAAATTATTGGGCGCGAAAAAATCCATTTTGATGATCGTGAAGAAGCACAATTAGCGCTGATCTGTCGATTGGACATTCACTAG